One Schistocerca cancellata isolate TAMUIC-IGC-003103 chromosome 1, iqSchCanc2.1, whole genome shotgun sequence genomic region harbors:
- the LOC126122987 gene encoding uncharacterized protein LOC126122987 gives MRSIVLLLATVAAVHAGALDKADHEGVSISKRHALYGLGLADSAAQAQAQAQAAGLGGGYYGGGGAALSQAQAQAQAAGLGSGYHGIWKRHALYGLGLADSAAQAQAQAQAAGLGGGYYGGGGAALSQAQAQAQAAGLGGGYHGIWKRHALYGLGLGESAAQAQAQAQAAGLGGGYYGGGGAALSQAQAQAQAAGLGSGYHGIWKRHALYGLGLADSAAQAQAQAQAAGLGGGYYGGGGAALSQAQAQAQAAGLGGGYHGIWKRHALYGLGLGESAAQAQAQAQAAGLGGGYYGGGGAALSQAQAQAQAAGLGGGYHGIWKRHTP, from the coding sequence CTGGAGCACTGGATAAAGCAGATCATGAGGGTGTCAGCATTTCAAAGCGACACGCCCTCTACGGCTTAGGGCTGGCTGATTCTGCCGCCCAGGCGCAGGCCCAGGCCCAGGCCGCTGGGCTCGGGGGTGGATACTACGGTGGGGGTGGAGCTGCACTGAGCcaggcacaggcacaggcacaggctGCTGGGCTGGGTAGTGGCTACCACGGCATCTGGAAGAGACACGCCCTCTATGGCTTGGGGTTGGCTGATTCTGCTGCCCAGGCACAGGCCCAGGCACAGGCCGCTGGGCTTGGGGGTGGATACTACGGTGGGGGTGGAGCTGCACTGAGCCAGGCACAGGCACAGGCGCAGGCTGCTGGGCTGGGTGGTGGCTACCACGGCATCTGGAAGAGACACGCCCTCTACGGCTTGGGGCTGGGTGAGTCTGCTGCCCAGGCACAGGCCCAGGCTCAGGCTGCCGGGCTCGGGGGTGGATACTATGGTGGGGGTGGGGCTGCACTAAGCCAAGCACAGGCACAAGCGCAGGCTGCTGGGCTGGGCAGCGGCTACCACGGCATCTGGAAGCGACACGCCCTCTACGGCTTGGGGTTGGCTGATTCTGCTGCCCAGGCACAGGCCCAGGCACAGGCCGCTGGGCTCGGGGGTGGATACTACGGTGGGGGTGGAGCTGCACTGAGCcaggcacaggcacaggcacaggctGCTGGGCTGGGTGGTGGCTACCACGGCATCTGGAAGAGACATGCCCTCTACGGCTTGGGGCTGGGTGAGTCTGCTGCCCAGGCACAGGCCCAGGCTCAGGCTGCTGGGCTTGGGGGTGGATACTACGGTGGGGGCGGAGCTGCACTCAGCCAGGCACAGGCACAGGCGCAGGCCGCTGGGCTGGGTGGTGGCTACCATGGCATCTGGAAGCGACACACCCCCTAA